A single window of Treponema denticola ATCC 35405 DNA harbors:
- a CDS encoding FtsX-like permease family protein: MKLNFYFQLAKKNISTGAKTYIPYIFACSLSIMMFSIMYTLSIEAFSQNSAGLITLMNFGVIIVGFFSMIFIFYGNKFLIKNRVKEIGLYTVLGLEKKHIAGVLFFEFLACYFLSLVFGAIGSVLFGKLCFLILFKVSGIPSKINYSLSFSFLKPASIVFFCFFTINYLYNLKKISLLNPIQLLTESKSGEKRSKYLRLKTFLAILFIGGGYTLSVLSINPIAALKTFLPAVLLVIAGTFFFFESITIFILNKIKNRKSYYKPAKFISVSGMIYRMGQHAKGLASICILLTMILLTLASVTSIYMVSEKIISKAFIRNHQLDRLFKKDNVELQNKESLIADIKEIGLKYNMETNDFLYVRYFYGISNISDNALYENDDSYFSRNNVQIMLCSFEDIKNIFPDELYKKLLTDAASMSDDEFFIFSNKKINYKKPLQIGQKEFKLKKLESEFVSIMNNSPYIPYSPFPYINLIAKNSENLELIKNELNALKENARARFKKKKLLALEESLFWNTSVDNLKTIPPNYIQDIKKLAKSSEADFFYDNKFQSYKDRREFDGSFLFLGGFLSLMFLIWLILIMYFKQIAEGVEDRKRYQIMLKIGMDSSLIKKASHAQLVWLFVLPVLVSIVHCFFASPLFSRLLLVFGLFNTAVFFAALLLTGGFTLILYLIFYKITLNKYNKIIR, encoded by the coding sequence ATGAAACTTAATTTTTATTTTCAACTTGCCAAAAAAAATATTTCGACGGGAGCAAAAACCTATATTCCATACATTTTCGCCTGCTCACTTTCGATAATGATGTTCTCGATCATGTATACGCTTTCAATAGAAGCCTTTAGTCAAAATTCAGCCGGTTTAATTACCTTGATGAATTTCGGTGTGATAATAGTAGGCTTCTTTTCAATGATTTTTATCTTTTACGGAAATAAATTTTTGATTAAAAACAGAGTGAAAGAAATAGGATTGTATACCGTTTTGGGACTCGAAAAAAAGCATATTGCAGGAGTTTTATTTTTTGAATTCCTAGCCTGTTATTTTTTGAGTTTAGTCTTTGGAGCAATCGGCTCCGTTCTTTTCGGAAAATTATGCTTTTTAATTTTGTTTAAGGTAAGCGGTATTCCTTCAAAAATAAACTACAGTCTTTCTTTTAGCTTTTTAAAACCTGCGAGTATCGTATTTTTTTGTTTTTTTACAATAAATTATCTTTATAATTTAAAGAAGATAAGCCTTTTAAATCCTATTCAGCTTTTAACCGAATCAAAGAGCGGAGAAAAAAGATCGAAATATTTACGCTTAAAGACATTTCTTGCTATTCTTTTTATCGGAGGCGGTTATACTCTTTCAGTTTTAAGTATTAATCCCATAGCTGCCTTAAAAACATTTTTGCCTGCCGTTCTGCTTGTGATTGCAGGAACCTTTTTCTTTTTTGAAAGTATTACCATTTTTATTTTAAATAAAATAAAGAACCGTAAATCTTATTACAAGCCTGCAAAATTTATTTCCGTTTCTGGAATGATTTATAGGATGGGACAGCATGCAAAGGGTTTGGCAAGTATTTGTATTTTGCTTACGATGATCTTGCTTACCCTAGCTTCAGTAACAAGTATTTATATGGTAAGCGAGAAAATCATATCAAAGGCCTTTATACGCAATCATCAACTGGACAGGCTCTTTAAAAAAGACAATGTAGAATTACAAAATAAAGAAAGCTTAATTGCGGACATAAAGGAGATAGGCTTAAAGTATAATATGGAAACAAATGATTTTTTATATGTAAGATATTTTTATGGAATTTCAAATATAAGCGATAATGCTCTTTATGAAAATGATGATTCATATTTTTCCCGCAACAATGTTCAGATTATGTTGTGCAGCTTTGAAGATATTAAAAATATTTTCCCTGACGAGCTCTATAAAAAATTATTGACGGACGCTGCAAGTATGAGTGATGATGAGTTTTTTATTTTTTCTAATAAGAAGATTAACTACAAAAAGCCCTTACAAATAGGGCAAAAAGAATTTAAACTAAAAAAACTTGAAAGCGAATTTGTTTCTATAATGAATAACTCGCCCTATATTCCGTATTCGCCATTTCCTTATATAAATCTGATAGCTAAAAATTCTGAAAATCTCGAGCTTATTAAAAATGAATTAAACGCATTAAAAGAAAATGCAAGGGCTCGGTTTAAAAAGAAAAAACTGCTTGCACTTGAAGAATCCTTATTTTGGAATACCTCCGTCGATAATCTTAAAACTATTCCTCCAAACTACATTCAAGACATAAAAAAATTGGCAAAGTCTTCGGAGGCAGATTTTTTTTATGATAATAAATTTCAGTCTTATAAAGACAGAAGAGAATTTGACGGAAGCTTTTTATTTTTAGGAGGCTTTTTAAGTCTTATGTTTTTAATATGGCTCATCCTAATTATGTACTTCAAACAGATTGCTGAAGGTGTAGAAGATAGAAAACGCTATCAAATAATGCTAAAAATAGGAATGGACTCTTCTTTAATCAAAAAAGCTTCACACGCCCAGCTTGTCTGGCTCTTTGTGCTGCCTGTTTTGGTTTCGATAGTCCACTGCTTTTTCGCTTCTCCCTTGTTCAGCCGGCTCCTATTGGTCTTCGGCCTTTTTAATACGGCAGTCTTTTTTGCTGCCCTGCTTTTAACCGGAGGCTTTACCCTGATTTTATATTTGATTTTTTATAAGATTACTTTAAATAAGTATAATAAAATTATCCGATAG
- a CDS encoding type II toxin-antitoxin system RelB/DinJ family antitoxin → MAQINVNIRMDSEVKQEAEQLFDSLGMNMTTAFNIFIRQSLRIGGIPFKIISDERGFYNKYNQKKLHAAAKRMNEGKYIVHDIVE, encoded by the coding sequence ATGGCTCAAATAAATGTCAACATAAGAATGGATTCCGAAGTAAAACAAGAGGCTGAACAGCTTTTTGACAGTTTAGGCATGAATATGACAACTGCATTTAATATTTTCATTCGTCAATCATTGAGAATCGGCGGTATACCATTTAAAATTATAAGTGATGAAAGAGGTTTTTATAATAAATATAATCAAAAAAAACTACATGCTGCTGCTAAACGAATGAATGAAGGGAAATATATAGTGCATGATATAGTGGAATAG
- a CDS encoding helix-turn-helix transcriptional regulator, with product MRSERLFEIVFILLSRKQTTAQELAKKFGVSVRTIYRDMDILSSAGIPVYTMQGTGGGIFIDESYTINKSILTKGEQEKILLALQCLSPIDEIHTESILNRLSAIFQKNADWIRIDYSRWDNKNDHHLFKTLKDAILERRAVKLEYLSSYGEKTERTVYPLRLLYKSKAWYAECYCTEKNACRLFRLTRILSIIKTLKTFNRADLLGKIPDDKKAAPPPLTNIKLKCTAKTAYRLYDEFPPELIAKNSDGSYTLNAALPFDSWVCGFILSLGTEVEILEPENLKTEIAQLAEEIMKKHRKV from the coding sequence ATGCGCTCGGAAAGACTTTTTGAAATCGTATTTATCCTTCTCAGTCGGAAGCAGACAACTGCACAAGAACTTGCAAAAAAATTCGGCGTATCGGTTCGTACTATTTATCGCGACATGGATATTTTAAGCAGTGCAGGAATCCCCGTGTATACGATGCAGGGTACCGGCGGAGGTATTTTTATCGATGAAAGCTACACAATCAATAAATCAATTTTGACAAAAGGAGAACAGGAGAAAATACTGCTTGCTCTGCAATGCCTTTCTCCAATAGATGAGATACACACCGAATCTATCTTAAACCGCTTATCTGCAATCTTTCAAAAAAATGCCGATTGGATCAGGATTGATTATTCCCGCTGGGACAACAAAAACGATCATCACCTTTTTAAAACGCTTAAAGATGCAATTTTAGAAAGAAGAGCCGTCAAGCTGGAATATCTCAGCTCATACGGAGAAAAAACGGAACGAACCGTCTACCCCTTACGTCTTTTGTATAAATCGAAGGCTTGGTATGCCGAATGCTATTGTACAGAAAAAAACGCATGTAGACTTTTTAGATTAACCCGTATACTTTCTATTATAAAGACTTTAAAAACATTTAACCGTGCAGACCTGCTCGGCAAAATACCTGACGATAAAAAAGCGGCACCGCCTCCCCTTACAAACATTAAATTAAAATGCACTGCTAAAACCGCCTACAGACTCTACGATGAATTTCCTCCTGAACTTATCGCAAAAAATTCCGACGGCTCATATACCCTGAATGCAGCTCTCCCCTTTGATTCGTGGGTCTGCGGTTTTATCTTGTCGCTCGGCACCGAAGTAGAAATCCTTGAACCGGAAAACTTAAAAACCGAAATCGCCCAACTTGCAGAAGAAATTATGAAAAAGCATAGAAAAGTTTAA
- a CDS encoding ABC transporter ATP-binding protein, with translation METLLDVKNIQKIYKSRFSKQGTVALRDVSFSVKKNEFTAIMGESGSGKTTLLNLLATLDKPSSGEIFLKGEPISKIKTKDISAFRRNKLGFVFQDYNLLDQFSVKDNILLPLVLSNYPIDEMNKRLLPLAEALRISSLLEKYPYEISGGQCQRAAAARAFITKPQLILADEPTGALDSKSSDMLLETFSQMNEAGQTIIMVTHSARAASYAKRVLFLRDGNIYYEIYKGDMGQALFRERINEGLFMMNRMDS, from the coding sequence GTGGAAACATTACTTGATGTTAAAAATATTCAAAAAATTTACAAGTCCCGATTTTCAAAACAGGGAACGGTTGCCTTGCGCGATGTAAGTTTTTCGGTAAAGAAAAATGAATTTACGGCTATTATGGGAGAGTCCGGCTCGGGGAAAACGACCTTGCTTAATTTACTTGCAACCTTGGATAAGCCATCCTCCGGTGAAATATTTTTAAAAGGAGAACCCATATCCAAAATAAAGACTAAGGATATTTCGGCTTTTAGGCGTAATAAATTAGGCTTTGTGTTTCAAGATTACAATCTCTTGGATCAGTTTTCCGTAAAGGATAATATATTACTTCCTCTTGTGCTCTCAAATTATCCTATTGATGAGATGAATAAAAGACTTCTTCCTCTTGCTGAAGCCTTGAGGATTTCAAGCCTTCTCGAAAAATACCCTTATGAAATTTCAGGCGGACAATGTCAAAGGGCTGCGGCTGCAAGGGCTTTTATTACAAAACCTCAACTCATCTTGGCCGATGAACCTACAGGTGCTCTTGATTCAAAATCATCGGATATGCTTTTAGAAACTTTTTCTCAAATGAATGAGGCAGGGCAGACTATCATAATGGTAACCCATAGTGCACGGGCGGCAAGTTATGCAAAGCGTGTTTTGTTTTTGCGTGACGGAAATATTTATTACGAAATATATAAAGGCGATATGGGACAGGCTCTATTCAGAGAAAGAATCAACGAAGGGCTTTTTATGATGAACAGAATGGATTCATAA
- a CDS encoding response regulator transcription factor: MKQLIKILIVEDDNTIASVLKKNLEQWNFNVRCAKNFSNILEEFEDYKPSLVIMDIGLPAFNGYHWCSEIRNKSQVPIIFLSSRNDKMDIVMAMQMGGDDYIEKPFDMDITIAKIQAVIRRTYQFTASMNEIGFAGTVLNLSTLTLVYNNKTTLLTANEIKILKCLYLAQGEFVSREKIMDVLWQNNQFVDDNTLSVNITRLRKKMENAELFNFIENKKGLGYKLNEHHGNR; encoded by the coding sequence ATGAAACAGCTTATAAAAATTTTGATTGTAGAAGATGATAATACTATAGCCTCGGTTTTAAAAAAGAATTTGGAGCAATGGAACTTTAATGTACGCTGTGCAAAAAATTTCAGCAATATCTTGGAGGAGTTTGAAGACTATAAACCCTCTTTGGTAATAATGGATATAGGGCTTCCGGCATTTAACGGTTATCATTGGTGTTCCGAAATCAGGAATAAGTCTCAAGTCCCTATTATATTTTTATCTTCCCGTAACGATAAGATGGATATTGTAATGGCTATGCAAATGGGAGGCGATGATTATATCGAAAAACCCTTTGATATGGATATAACCATTGCAAAGATACAGGCCGTTATCAGGCGGACATACCAATTTACCGCTTCGATGAATGAAATCGGCTTTGCCGGGACCGTTTTAAATTTGAGCACACTCACTCTTGTGTATAATAATAAGACAACCTTGCTGACTGCAAATGAAATTAAAATCTTAAAATGTCTTTATTTGGCTCAAGGCGAATTTGTTTCGAGAGAAAAAATTATGGATGTGCTGTGGCAAAATAATCAGTTTGTGGACGATAATACTCTTTCGGTAAATATAACCCGCTTGCGTAAAAAGATGGAAAACGCAGAGCTTTTTAATTTTATCGAAAACAAAAAAGGTTTGGGATATAAACTAAATGAACATCACGGAAACCGGTAA
- a CDS encoding M20 metallopeptidase family protein, with product MDILKKVKEIEKDIISWRRHLHQNPEVGFELPNTIDFVCKKLDEFGIKYDRNAAKSAVIGYIHGAEKGDVIALRADMDALPVCEATGLDFASKNSFMHACGHDAHTSILLGAAKVLNDLKGSFKGTVKLIFQPAEELGTGSVDICEKGILDDVKEIIGLHVGCISDEAKPGEFLFSKGSMMACMDKFSIKVKGVGAHGAYPSLSVDPVVIGSHIVVAIQEILGREVHPTEPAVITVGQFHSGSAFNIIPPEAYLEGTVRAVTNETRELIAKRIEEVASNIAKAFRGSIEYQFFRQPPPLINDAKVTDKAMGAAKELFPNDVKLMQRPVMGGEDFAWYLEKVPGSFIFLSTPSPIEGKVWPHHNPKFALDESQFYKGTALFVAYVMQELGK from the coding sequence GTGGATATATTAAAAAAGGTAAAAGAAATAGAAAAAGACATAATTTCTTGGCGCCGCCATTTGCATCAAAATCCTGAGGTTGGCTTTGAACTTCCTAATACAATAGATTTTGTATGTAAAAAATTGGATGAGTTCGGGATTAAGTATGACAGAAATGCGGCAAAAAGTGCCGTTATAGGTTATATTCACGGTGCAGAAAAAGGAGATGTTATTGCTCTGCGTGCAGACATGGATGCCCTTCCTGTTTGCGAAGCTACCGGGCTTGACTTTGCTTCTAAGAATTCCTTTATGCACGCTTGCGGTCATGATGCTCATACTTCGATATTGCTTGGGGCTGCAAAGGTACTAAACGATTTAAAGGGCAGTTTTAAAGGAACCGTTAAGCTTATCTTCCAACCTGCGGAAGAACTGGGAACAGGCTCTGTAGACATCTGTGAAAAAGGAATTCTTGATGACGTAAAAGAAATCATCGGTCTTCATGTAGGCTGTATAAGCGATGAAGCAAAACCCGGCGAATTCCTTTTTTCAAAGGGCTCGATGATGGCCTGTATGGATAAATTTTCAATTAAGGTTAAGGGCGTAGGAGCTCACGGAGCTTATCCATCACTTTCAGTAGACCCCGTTGTAATTGGGTCTCACATAGTTGTCGCCATACAGGAAATCTTAGGCCGAGAGGTACATCCTACGGAGCCGGCTGTAATAACGGTTGGACAATTCCATTCAGGCTCGGCATTCAATATAATTCCGCCTGAAGCTTATCTTGAAGGAACCGTACGGGCCGTAACAAATGAGACGAGGGAATTGATAGCAAAACGGATTGAAGAAGTTGCCTCCAATATTGCAAAAGCTTTTAGAGGTTCAATTGAATACCAATTCTTTAGACAGCCGCCTCCTCTTATAAACGATGCGAAAGTTACGGATAAGGCTATGGGAGCCGCCAAGGAGCTTTTCCCGAATGACGTTAAGCTTATGCAGCGGCCGGTCATGGGAGGAGAAGATTTTGCATGGTACTTAGAAAAAGTTCCGGGTTCATTTATCTTCTTATCGACTCCATCCCCCATTGAAGGAAAAGTCTGGCCCCACCACAATCCCAAATTTGCCTTAGATGAATCGCAGTTTTACAAAGGTACTGCTCTTTTTGTAGCTTATGTAATGCAGGAGCTTGGTAAATAA
- a CDS encoding sensor histidine kinase → MNITETGKLKLSIIIKSFFKDNFLFIFVPLLLIFLQVLILYLSNAERGLVSYISLLSISILIIFFILKFIFYYRKIKNYFDLVEQYEVNSESSDDEKFENRLDLSLSQIISLKKIKKIILEREASIYNNRKILIDQNDYFSLWIHQIKTPITSINILLQNMNSSKDEVFEIKRALLSIDNYTQMALHYLKLQSPDRDLDFIKFNLNEVLQNIFRKYRSIFIYKNIELNYKPCDLNIISDQVLFELMIEQIISNSLKYCGIDDKRGILSIYIENQNPSVLVIEDNGIGISPSDLPKIFDKGYSGLNGRLSEKATGLGLYLAREISERLGCTLTINSLQGEWTRAEVKLGTETSILTKM, encoded by the coding sequence ATGAACATCACGGAAACCGGTAAGTTAAAATTAAGCATAATTATAAAAAGTTTTTTTAAAGATAATTTTTTATTTATATTTGTTCCGCTTCTTTTAATCTTCTTACAAGTGCTTATCTTATATTTAAGTAATGCCGAAAGGGGTCTCGTATCTTATATAAGCTTATTAAGTATTTCCATTTTGATTATATTCTTTATATTAAAATTTATTTTTTACTATCGTAAAATAAAAAATTACTTTGACCTCGTGGAGCAATATGAAGTAAATTCGGAAAGCTCTGATGATGAAAAGTTTGAAAACAGGCTTGATCTTTCTTTATCGCAAATTATTTCGTTAAAAAAGATAAAAAAAATAATCTTGGAAAGAGAAGCTTCTATTTATAATAACCGGAAAATACTTATCGATCAAAACGATTATTTTTCTCTTTGGATTCATCAAATAAAAACTCCCATCACTTCTATAAATATTTTATTGCAAAATATGAATTCTTCAAAAGATGAGGTATTTGAAATAAAAAGAGCTCTTTTAAGTATAGATAATTATACCCAAATGGCATTGCATTATTTAAAGCTCCAAAGTCCTGATAGGGATTTGGATTTTATTAAGTTTAATTTAAATGAAGTTTTGCAAAACATCTTCCGTAAATACAGAAGTATTTTTATTTATAAAAATATAGAGCTTAATTATAAACCTTGTGATCTAAACATTATAAGCGATCAAGTTCTTTTTGAATTGATGATTGAGCAGATAATTTCCAACAGCCTAAAATATTGCGGCATAGACGACAAAAGAGGAATTTTAAGCATCTATATTGAAAATCAAAATCCTTCAGTCCTTGTAATTGAAGACAACGGAATCGGAATAAGCCCTTCAGACCTCCCCAAAATCTTCGATAAGGGATATTCCGGTTTAAACGGCCGTCTAAGCGAAAAAGCTACAGGCCTCGGCCTCTACCTTGCTCGGGAAATATCCGAAAGGCTCGGCTGTACTCTTACAATAAACTCTCTTCAAGGTGAATGGACTAGGGCAGAGGTTAAACTCGGAACGGAAACCTCAATCCTTACAAAAATGTAA
- a CDS encoding ClbS/DfsB family four-helix bundle protein: MPRPTTKEDLIFASNEQFEKLWNLIDGMTEKERTADINPNERDKNVRDVLVHLYEWHCLLLNWIKSNTKGKPAAFLPEAYNWKTYPEMNVEFWKKHQGTPYADAEKMLKKTHKEVMKLIETFSNEELFSKAVFNWTGTTTLGSYCVSATSSHYDWAIKDIKKALKKYRGK; the protein is encoded by the coding sequence ATGCCGAGACCTACAACAAAAGAAGATTTGATTTTTGCTTCAAATGAGCAGTTTGAAAAACTGTGGAACTTAATTGACGGTATGACCGAAAAAGAAAGAACTGCCGATATAAATCCAAACGAGCGCGATAAAAATGTACGCGATGTGTTGGTTCATCTTTATGAATGGCACTGTCTTTTATTGAATTGGATAAAATCCAACACAAAAGGAAAACCGGCAGCCTTTTTGCCTGAAGCTTACAACTGGAAAACTTATCCTGAAATGAATGTTGAGTTTTGGAAAAAACATCAAGGCACCCCTTATGCCGATGCCGAAAAAATGCTTAAAAAAACTCATAAAGAAGTTATGAAACTAATCGAAACCTTTTCCAATGAGGAACTTTTTTCAAAAGCTGTTTTTAACTGGACAGGTACAACGACCCTCGGAAGTTACTGCGTGTCCGCTACTTCCAGCCATTATGACTGGGCTATAAAGGATATAAAAAAAGCATTGAAAAAATATCGGGGGAAATAG
- a CDS encoding Txe/YoeB family addiction module toxin — MIKAWDEDAWIDYVYWQTEDKKTLKRINMLIKDIERNGHNGLGSPEPLKGNLSEFWSRRIDKKNRLVYRIADNVIQIIQCRTHYGEK; from the coding sequence ATGATTAAAGCATGGGATGAAGATGCATGGATAGATTATGTCTATTGGCAAACAGAAGATAAAAAAACACTAAAAAGAATCAATATGTTGATTAAAGATATTGAAAGGAATGGTCACAATGGTTTAGGCAGCCCTGAGCCATTAAAGGGAAATCTGTCAGAATTCTGGAGCCGCAGGATAGATAAAAAAAATAGATTGGTTTATAGAATAGCCGATAATGTAATACAAATAATTCAGTGTAGAACTCATTATGGTGAAAAATGA
- a CDS encoding OmpA family protein → MKYRIFKNNILKKLVLFVFVLLFSLLFAQEGEKNAEFLFKFKFIDDDAYKIHSVVDEKVYVNGKFHHKAQIINRIEVEVSDIETGEGEKNASALFSCMFMTSEQNSNKTFDWSRNYPSIFRRDDAGFYTIGDEYFMPVVRNVPTFPKHPVKPGDTWTGEGFEAHDFRDAFGIEKPFTFPFKVEYQYIGLAEIDGQIYRHITASYDLNHVVPQKVLKNYKGKIDVPVKILGKSRQNLYWDEERGNLYCYNEEFSIKMLLYSGYTYDFIGTARAKVIEVKKIDKAAEEEIKKSVEDLNLENTTIEKTDEGLTISIENIQFLPNSAILRESEKEKLKKIGEILLKFPDREFLISGHTALAGTEEERQALSEERAAAVANYLIELGVQKREHVYTRGFGARRPVAANNSPENMAKNRRVEITILDK, encoded by the coding sequence GTGAAATACCGTATTTTTAAGAATAATATTTTAAAAAAACTTGTCTTGTTCGTGTTTGTTTTGCTTTTTTCTCTCCTTTTTGCTCAAGAGGGTGAGAAAAATGCCGAATTTCTCTTTAAATTTAAATTTATTGACGATGATGCATATAAGATTCACTCCGTTGTAGATGAAAAGGTCTATGTAAACGGAAAATTTCATCATAAAGCCCAAATTATCAACAGAATTGAGGTAGAAGTCTCGGATATAGAAACCGGAGAAGGCGAAAAAAACGCTTCGGCTCTCTTTTCTTGTATGTTTATGACCAGCGAGCAAAATTCCAACAAAACCTTCGACTGGTCCCGAAATTACCCGAGTATTTTTAGGCGGGATGATGCCGGTTTTTACACTATAGGTGATGAATATTTTATGCCTGTGGTACGGAATGTGCCGACATTTCCAAAGCATCCCGTTAAACCCGGCGATACTTGGACTGGCGAAGGCTTCGAAGCCCATGATTTTAGGGATGCATTCGGCATTGAAAAGCCTTTTACCTTTCCGTTCAAGGTTGAATATCAATACATAGGACTTGCAGAAATAGACGGTCAAATCTACCGCCACATAACTGCAAGTTATGACTTAAACCACGTTGTTCCTCAAAAGGTTCTTAAAAATTATAAGGGAAAAATAGACGTGCCTGTCAAAATTTTAGGAAAATCGAGACAAAACCTATATTGGGATGAAGAAAGAGGAAATCTATATTGCTATAATGAAGAATTTAGCATTAAAATGCTCCTTTATTCAGGCTACACCTATGATTTTATAGGGACAGCAAGGGCTAAGGTTATTGAAGTAAAAAAGATAGATAAAGCCGCTGAAGAAGAAATAAAAAAAAGTGTTGAAGATCTAAATCTTGAAAATACTACCATTGAAAAAACCGATGAGGGCCTAACGATCAGCATTGAAAATATCCAGTTTTTGCCCAACTCTGCAATTTTACGAGAAAGTGAAAAAGAAAAATTAAAAAAAATAGGCGAAATTCTTTTAAAATTTCCCGATAGGGAATTTTTGATCTCAGGGCATACAGCCCTAGCCGGAACCGAAGAAGAAAGACAAGCTCTTTCTGAAGAAAGGGCTGCTGCCGTAGCTAATTATCTTATAGAGTTGGGCGTTCAAAAAAGAGAACACGTATATACCCGAGGTTTCGGTGCCCGCCGGCCCGTCGCTGCCAATAATTCACCTGAAAATATGGCTAAAAACAGACGTGTCGAAATAACTATCTTGGATAAGTAA